The following proteins are co-located in the Nitrospinota bacterium genome:
- the mobB gene encoding molybdopterin-guanine dinucleotide biosynthesis protein B, with protein MIPIVSIVGKSDSGKTTLMEKLIPELKNRGYRVATIKHHIHGFEIDKEGKDTWRHTKAGADEVVISSPNKLAIIKVVDKEYTLDKIGSSIIKDVDIILTEGYKKGDKPKIEVFRSEVHKELLCTDEDNLIAIVSDRRFDRGVPCFDINDIKGLADLLEKTFLKKIK; from the coding sequence ATGATACCAATTGTTTCGATTGTTGGGAAATCTGATAGCGGAAAGACAACATTGATGGAAAAACTTATTCCAGAATTAAAGAACAGAGGCTATAGGGTTGCTACAATAAAGCATCATATTCATGGCTTTGAAATTGACAAAGAGGGAAAGGATACCTGGAGGCATACCAAGGCAGGTGCTGATGAAGTAGTTATCTCTTCACCTAATAAGTTGGCCATTATAAAAGTGGTAGATAAAGAGTATACCTTGGACAAAATAGGATCATCCATCATTAAGGATGTAGATATTATTCTCACAGAAGGTTATAAAAAGGGGGACAAGCCCAAGATTGAGGTATTTCGATCTGAGGTCCATAAAGAGCTCCTCTGCACAGATGAAGATAATCTCATTGCGATTGTCAGTGACAGAAGATTTGATAGGGGTGTTCCCTGTTTTGATATAAATGATATTAAAGGCTTAGCAGACCTCTTGGAAAAAACCTTTTTAAAAAAAATTAAATAA
- a CDS encoding molybdenum cofactor guanylyltransferase, with translation MFFYFGEIELTGIILAGGKNKRIGKDKSFIKIGGITIIDRAFSTLSRIFKDIIIITDTPDLYSYLGCKIYSDIIPGKDSLGGIYTGLKVSSSKHNFIFACDMPFLNESLIKYMIGITKDSDIVIPRSKKGFEPLHAIYSKVCIPYIEKLIEGNNLRILDFFTHVKVKEIGISEIATYDPKEIAFLNLNTEEDILRAEAVEKSLYEEHEA, from the coding sequence ATGTTTTTTTATTTTGGAGAGATCGAATTGACGGGTATCATCCTAGCAGGGGGAAAGAACAAAAGGATTGGAAAGGATAAATCTTTTATAAAAATAGGTGGGATAACTATCATTGATAGAGCCTTTTCTACCCTATCAAGGATATTTAAGGATATTATCATTATTACAGATACTCCAGATCTCTATTCTTATCTTGGTTGCAAGATATATTCAGACATTATACCGGGCAAAGATTCTTTGGGTGGTATTTATACAGGGCTAAAAGTATCTTCATCTAAACATAATTTTATTTTTGCATGTGATATGCCCTTTCTAAATGAGTCTTTAATAAAATATATGATAGGAATTACAAAGGATTCAGATATCGTCATACCACGGAGCAAAAAAGGCTTTGAGCCTCTTCATGCGATATATTCAAAGGTTTGCATTCCTTATATTGAGAAACTAATTGAGGGGAACAATTTGAGAATCTTGGATTTCTTTACTCATGTAAAAGTTAAAGAGATAGGAATTTCAGAGATAGCCACATATGATCCTAAAGAAATTGCCTTTTTAAATCTTAACACAGAAGAGGATATATTGAGAGCTGAAGCAGTTGAAAAATCTCTTTATGAGGAACATGAGGCATGA